One Sulfurimonas sp. HSL-3221 genomic window, CCGAGCCCTTCTTTACCGACGTCGACGAGATGCTCGACACCGCCAAGCCCGATGCCGCCATCATCGTCGTGCCAACCTTCCTGCACAAAGAGGTCGCGCTCAAGTGTATCGAGCGCGGGGTGCACGTCTTTATTGAAAAGCCGGCGGCCTCGACGATCGAAGACGCGAAACTGATCGCCAAGGCTGTCCAGGAGGCGGGGCTGAAAAGCTGTGTCGGCCACGTCGAACGCTTCAACCCCGTCGTCCAGGCGCTCAAAGAGGAGCTCGAGGGCAAGGAGATCTACACGATGTCCATTACCCGCGTCGGCCCCTTCCCGCCGCGCATCGCCGACGTCGGCGTCCTGACCGACCTCTCGGTACACGACATCGACCTGATGCGTTTCATCACCCACCGCAACATCCTGGAGAAGAACATCTTCAAATCCCGCAAGATCCACAACCACCACGAGGACAACGCGGTACTGAGCTTCGAGCTCGAAGACGCCATCGTCGGCGAGATCCTCACCAACTGGCTCACGCCCTTTAAAAAGCGCACCATCGAGGTCGCCTGCAAGGACGCCTACTTCGAGGCGGACCTGATCACGCAGAACCTCACGGAGTACTCGAACTTCCACGTCAACAACTCCTACGTCGTGCGCGGCTGCCACATCAAAAAGGACGAGCCGCTGCTCAAAGAGGTCGAAGCCTTCGTGACCTACCTCGAAACGGGCGAGCGCGGCTCGCTGGCAACGATCGAAGACAGTATCATCACACTGCAGGTGGCAACCGAAGCATGATCCATCCTACCGCCGTCATCGCGCCGGGTGCCGTTATCGCCCCGGACGCCCACATCGGGCCCTTCTGCAGCATCGGCGCCGACTGCGTGATCGGTGCGGGCGTGCGCCTCGAGGCCCACGTCGTCCTTGAAGGCCCCGTCACCCTCGAAGCGGGCGTGCGCCTCTTCTCCTTTGTCAAGATCGGCAACGGCCTCGCCCCCGT contains:
- a CDS encoding Gfo/Idh/MocA family protein, with the translated sequence MIKIALIGLGSMGRNHYRILHALGEKVEIVALCDVVKNGEFAEPFFTDVDEMLDTAKPDAAIIVVPTFLHKEVALKCIERGVHVFIEKPAASTIEDAKLIAKAVQEAGLKSCVGHVERFNPVVQALKEELEGKEIYTMSITRVGPFPPRIADVGVLTDLSVHDIDLMRFITHRNILEKNIFKSRKIHNHHEDNAVLSFELEDAIVGEILTNWLTPFKKRTIEVACKDAYFEADLITQNLTEYSNFHVNNSYVVRGCHIKKDEPLLKEVEAFVTYLETGERGSLATIEDSIITLQVATEA